Proteins found in one Mytilus edulis chromosome 2, xbMytEdul2.2, whole genome shotgun sequence genomic segment:
- the LOC139511203 gene encoding N-terminal Xaa-Pro-Lys N-methyltransferase 1-A-like gives MDQGTEKFYGDAKKHWESIPPTVDGMLGGFAKISPTDINGSREFIRPFITMGGGETETTRALDCGAGIGRITKRLLLPIFKEVDMVELSQNFLDQAPAFIGEEFSKVKNRFCSGLQDFCPAEGHYNVIWCQWVLGHLKDDDLIKFFQRCQKGLSENGLIFVKENVTTDEREFDSEDSSYTRSLDNLRSLIEKAGLKIILDRKQKGFPKALYNVYMFALR, from the exons ATGGATCAGGGAACAGAGAAATTTTACGGTGATGCAAAGAAACATTGGGAATCAATTCCTCCAACAGTTGATGGAATGTTGGGTGGATTTGCAAAAATTTCACCTACAGATATTAACGGTTCAAGAGAGTTTATAAGACCATTTATAACG ATGGGTGGAGGAGAAACAGAAACAACCAGGGCCTTAGACTGTGGGGCAGGAATAGGCAGAATTACAAAAAGACTTTTATTACCAATCTTCAAAGAAGTTGACATGGTGGAGCTCAGCCAGAATTTTTTAGACCAGGCACCAGCTTTCATTGGAGAAGAATTTTCAAAAGTCAAGAATCGATTTTGTTCTGGATTACAAGACTTTTGCCCAGCAGAAGGACATTATAATGTGATTTGGTGTCAATGGGTTTTAGGACATTTGAAAGATGACGATTTAATAAAGTTCTTTCAAAGATGTCAAAAAGGACTTTCAGAAAATGGTttgatttttgttaaagaaaatGTAACCACTGATGAGCGAGAGTTTGACTCAGAAGACAGTAGTTATACTAGAAGTTTAGACAATCTCAGATCTCTCATAGAAAAAGCAGGTCTCAAAATAATATTAGATAGAAAACAGAAAGGTTTCCCAAAAGCACTTTATAATGTGTATATGTTTGCTTTGCGGTAA
- the LOC139511194 gene encoding kinesin-associated protein 3-like — MQVEEARYLKRKVKFSSIDVHPTEKALVVNYELEATILGELGDPMLGERKECQKIIRVKSLNPGSDLTTLAKEIIDKCKLIHPSKLLEVEQLLYYLQSRKDSGPPSKASGKTQLQENPEVPTYDATEIDEVANINEVDDYMELLYEDVPEKIRGSALLLQLSRNPDNLEELFANETVIGALARVLREDWKKSTELATNIIYIFFCFSSFTQFHGVIMHFKIGALCMNILEHELKKYDLWNDELQKKKKLSESEKDNGKVKEDYEKSVKKFSELVKKQEQLLRVAFYLLLNLSEDLAVEMKMKNKNVVKMLVKCLERDNFELLILVVSFLKKLSIFIENKKEMSKENVISKLTKLIPCDHEDLLNITLRLLLNLSFDSELRSKIVKFGLLPKLVGLLNNENHKMIVLCILYHVSMDDKAKSMFTFTDCIPIAMKLLLESPEKTDIELLSLCINLASNKRNAQIICEGQGLKMLMKRAFKFRDPLLMKMVRNISQHDGPTKNLFVDYISDLAEAMLQADNDDFGVEALGILGNLTIPDLDYELIIREYELIPWIKRRLEPGSAEDDIVLDVIILVGTVCNDDACAKLLAESNIIHCLIELLNAKQEDDEMVCQIVYVFYQMIFHESTREVIIKDTQAPAYLIDLMHDKNAEIRKVCDNTLDIIAEFDPEWAKRIQLEKFRWHNSQWLDMIETRQMDEMADQYYGDEGYDPYLQDTDILDRPDLFYGDAYENGYIMDGHLTPEYIDENGMYDGQPYDGQPYEGQPYDAHGQPYMPYGYDGIDIQDGYEPYARPESNMGFIDERYGGTVDQYGRPIQQEYGMYQNGHGDEEDEYDFGYGGYDPR, encoded by the exons ATGCAAGTCGAAGAGGCCAGATACTTAAAAAG aaaagtaaaattCAGTAGTATTGATGTTCATCCCACAGAAAAAGCTTTGGTAGTTAATTATGAACTGGAGGCAACAATACTTGGAGAATTGGGAGATCCAATGTTAGGGGAGAGGAAGGAATGTCAGAAAAT aaTCAGAGTAAAAAGTTTGAATCCAGGCAGTGATTTGACAACCTTAGCAAAAGAAATCattgataaatgtaaattaatacATCCCTCTAAGTTACTGGAAGTAGAGCAGTTACTGTATTACCTACAGAGTCGGAAAGATTCAGGACCCCCTAGTAAAG CATCTGGAAAAACCCAGTTACAAGAGAATCCTGAAGTACCAACCTATGATGCCACAGAGATAGACGAAGTGGCTAATATCAATGAAGTTGATGATTACATGGAATTACTGTACGAGGATGTTCCTGAGAAGATCCGTGGATCAGCATTACTGCTACAGCTATCTAGAAATCCAGACAATCTAGAGGAACTCTTTGCTAATG AGACCGTGATTGGTGCATTGGCTAGAGTATTACGAGAAGATTGGAAGAAAAGCACAGAATTAGCGactaacattatttacatatttttctgtTTCTCAAGCTTTACACAATTCCATGGTGTTATCATGCATTTTAAAATAGGAGCTTTATGTATGAACATTTTAgaacatgaattaaaaaaatatgatttatggAATGATGAACTCCAGAAAAAGAAGAAACTTT CAGAATCAGAGAAGGACAATGGCAAGGTCAAGGAAGACTATGAAAAGAGCGTAAAGAAATTCTCAGAACTGGTAAAGAAACAAGAACAGCTACTTAGAG TTGCATTCTACCTTTTACTCAACCTATCAGAAGATTTAGCTGTAGAAATGAagatgaaaaacaagaatgtggtCAAAATGTTGGTGAAATGTTTAGAGAGAGATAACTTTGAATTGTTGATCTTAGTGGTATCTTTCTTGAAGAAATTAAGCatctttattgaaaataaaaaagaaatg TCAAAAGAAAATGTTATCAGCAAGTTGACAAAACTGATTCCCTGTGACCATGAAGATTTACTCAACATTACATTAAGACTGTTATTGAATTTGTCGTTTGATTCTGAACTTAGGAGTAAAATAGTTAAATTTGGATTGTTACCCAAACTTGTAGGATTACTAA ataatgAGAACCATAAGATGATTGTGTTGTGTATCCTGTACCATGTCAGTATGGATGACAAGGCCAAGTCAATGTTTACATTTACAGATTGTATACCCATT gcAATGAAATTGTTATTAGAAAGTCCAGAAAAGACAGACATTGAACTGTTATCGTTGTGTATAAACTTAGCCTCTAATAAAAGGAATGCTCAAATTATTTGTGAAGGTCAAGGACTAAAAATGTTAATGAAGAGAGCGTTTAAATTTAGAGACCCATTGTTGATGAAAATGGTCAGAAATATTTCACAGCATGACGGACCAACTAAAAATTTATTTGTT GACTACATTAGTGATCTAGCAGAGGCCATGTTACAAGCagacaatgatgattttggtGTAGAGGCACTAGGGATTTTGGGTAACTTAACCATACCAGACTTGGATTATGAACTTATAATCAGGGAATATGAATTGATACCCTGGATAAAGAGAAGACTTGAACCAG gaaGCGCTGAAGATGATATTGTTTTAGATGTTATTATATTAGTGGGAACTGTGTGCAATGATGATGCTTGTGCCAAACTGTTAGCAGAGTCTAACATCATACACTGTCTCATTGAATTACTTAATG CCAAGCAAGAAGATGACGAGATGGTTTGTCAGATTGTTTATGTGTTCTATCAGATGATTTTCCATGAATCTACACGTGAAGTTATCATCAAAGATACTC AGGCGCCTGCTTACCTTATAGATCTGATGCATGATAAAAATGCTGAAATACGCAAAGTCTGTGATAACACATTGGACATCATAGCT GAATTTGATCCAGAATGGGCAAAACGTATACAGTTAGAGAAATTCCGTTGGCATAACTCTCAATGGTTAGATATGATTGAGACAAGACAAATGGATGAAATGGCTGACCAGTATTATGGAGACGAAGGCTATGATCCTTATCTACAGGATACAGACATTCTGGACAGACCGGACCTGTTTTATGGAG aTGCCTATGAGAATGGATACATTATGGATGGTCATTTAACACCAGAATATATAGATGAGAATGGAATGTATGATGGTCAACCGTATGACGGTCAACCCTATGAAGGCCAACCTTATGATGCACATGGACAGCCATATATGCCATATGG ATATGATGGTATAGATATTCAGGATGGATATGAACCTTATGCCAGACCAGAGTCCAATATGGGTTTTATAGATGAGCGATATGGTGGGACCGTAGACCAATATGGAAGACCAATACAACAGGAGTATGGAATGTACCAAAATGGCCATGGTGATGAAGAAGATGAATATGACTTTGGTTATGGCGGTTATGATCCACGATAA